One segment of Parcubacteria group bacterium DNA contains the following:
- a CDS encoding terminase large subunit yields the protein MKPITNEKLLEYKRDICVFLEEQYILEDMKPIVLQDYQKKILRDVFQTKDKNGLRQYNLALMGVPKKNGKSTLASGVALYMLFADVTNAEVYSVAGDKDQAKIIFSMTKKAIERNPILLASVKIYRDEIVVPSTNSLYKVLSADAPTLHGLNGSAIIFDEIWNQPNRDLYDALTQSPVRREPLTFIVTYAGSDQTSLLYDLYQAGIQKKDSHMYFFWSEKNLSDWITSEYLESQKKRLPTHVYQRLHENKWSQGENSFLTREEIHQCIDPVLQPQLGGKDNLQYYLAVDLGLVRDRTVMTICHKDPDDKLIYLDYVKTYIGNKSSPVLIADVEKDIVWANENFNIIRNIFDPWQMKGTAERLRGSIKMEEFTFTSNSIQKLSQNLFYLFHNGLIRIFPNKFLEEELLNLNAEEKSYGWRIDHKSGKYSDHVISLGMSVLYAVQSGNSSTGVYFGNWQKPRQI from the coding sequence ATGAAACCAATAACCAATGAAAAATTACTGGAATATAAACGTGACATTTGTGTCTTCCTTGAAGAACAATACATTCTTGAGGATATGAAGCCAATAGTGCTTCAGGATTATCAGAAAAAAATCCTGCGAGATGTTTTCCAGACTAAAGATAAAAACGGATTGCGCCAATACAATTTGGCTCTGATGGGAGTGCCTAAAAAGAACGGAAAATCAACTCTCGCCAGTGGCGTGGCTTTGTATATGCTCTTCGCCGATGTTACGAATGCCGAGGTATATTCGGTGGCGGGCGATAAAGACCAAGCTAAGATTATTTTTTCCATGACCAAAAAAGCGATTGAACGAAATCCTATACTTTTGGCTTCAGTCAAAATATACCGAGACGAGATTGTCGTTCCCAGCACGAATAGCTTGTATAAAGTTTTGTCGGCTGACGCTCCAACTCTGCATGGATTAAATGGCTCGGCTATTATTTTCGATGAAATATGGAATCAGCCCAATCGGGATTTATATGATGCGCTTACCCAATCTCCAGTGAGGCGCGAACCACTCACGTTCATTGTGACTTACGCTGGAAGCGACCAGACTTCATTGCTCTACGATTTATACCAAGCGGGCATTCAGAAAAAAGACAGCCATATGTATTTTTTTTGGAGCGAGAAAAATCTGAGCGATTGGATTACGTCTGAATATCTGGAGAGTCAAAAGAAACGATTGCCAACCCATGTCTATCAACGACTCCATGAAAATAAATGGAGTCAGGGAGAAAACTCGTTTTTGACTAGAGAGGAAATTCATCAATGCATCGACCCAGTTCTCCAACCCCAACTCGGTGGTAAGGATAATCTTCAATATTATCTGGCGGTTGACTTAGGACTTGTGCGAGATAGAACGGTAATGACTATTTGCCACAAAGACCCGGACGACAAGCTTATCTATTTGGATTATGTGAAGACTTATATCGGAAATAAATCTTCCCCCGTTCTTATAGCAGATGTGGAAAAAGACATCGTGTGGGCGAATGAAAATTTCAATATCATCAGGAACATTTTCGACCCTTGGCAAATGAAGGGAACAGCCGAAAGACTGCGAGGTAGTATCAAGATGGAAGAATTCACGTTCACTTCCAATTCAATTCAAAAGTTATCGCAAAACTTATTTTACCTTTTTCATAACGGACTCATTCGTATCTTTCCGAATAAATTTTTAGAGGAAGAATTACTCAATTTGAACGCTGAAGAGAAGAGTTACGGTTGGAGAATTGACCACAAGTCGGGTAAGTATTCCGATCATGTTATCAGTCTTGGTATGAGTGTGCTTTACGCCGTCCAGTCGGGAAATTCAAGCACTGGAGTATATTTCGGCAATTGGCAGAAACCGAGGCAAATTTAA